Proteins from a single region of Theileria parva strain Muguga chromosome 1, complete sequence, whole genome shotgun sequence:
- the RNR2 gene encoding Ribonucleoside-diphosphate reductase small chain C: MSTLSERMKALEAEEFLLNRNPNRTSLFPIVYPEFWEWYKKAQASFWTAEEIDFSMDYNHWHRLNKDERHFITNVLAFFAASDGIVLENLALKFLRDVKIPEAQSFYSFQIAVENIHSETYSLLIENYVKDEAEKRRLFMAIETIDAVKDKANWAKKWITDENSFAERIVAYAAVEGILFSGSFCALFWLKKRGLMPGLTFSNELIARDEGLHADFGCFIYHNLKHKLPEEAVQQIIKEAVVVERSYICDSLPCDLIGMNSQLMTQYIEFVADRLLQALGVRPVYNVTNPFDWMQLISVQGKTNFFEKRVGEYQKAGIMANHHEQKFSTDLEF, from the exons ATGAGTACTCTCAGCGAAAGAATGAAGGCACTTGAAGCCGAAGAGTTTCTTCTCAATCGCAACCCAAATAGAACG AGTTTGTTTCCAATTGTGTACCCAGAGTTCTGGGAGTGGTACAAGAAGGCCCAAGCGTCGTTTTGGACTGCAGAAGAAATCGATTTCTCAATGGATTACAACCACTGGCATAGGCTAAATAAAGATGAACGCCACTTCATTACAAACGTATTGGCGTTTTTTGCAGCAAG CGACGGGATTGTTTTGGAGAATTTAGCCCTGAAGTTTCTGAGGGACGTGAAGATTCCAGAGGCACAGAGCTTCTACTCATTTCAAATAGCAGTGGAAAACATCCACTCAGAGACTTACAGTCTGTTGATAGAAAACTACGTGAAGGACGAGGCTGAGAAGAGGAGACTGTTCATGGCAATTGAGACGATTGACGCGGTAAAAGATAAGGCAAACTGGGCAAAAAAGTGGATCACAGATGAAAACTCATTTGCAGAAAGAATT GTGGCGTATGCAGCAGTGGAGGGAATATTGTTTAGTGGAAGTTTTTGTGCTCTTTTCTGGCTTAAGAAAAGAGGTCTGATGCCAGGGTTGACATTCAGTAACGAGTTGATTGCGAGGGACGAAGGACTACACGCAGATTTCGGATGCTTCATATACCATAACCTCAAGCATAAATTGCCAGAAGAAGCAGTTCAGCAAATAATTAAGGAGGCTGTTGTGGTAGAGAGGAGTTATATATGTGACTCTCTACCCTGTGACTTGATAGGAATGAACTCAC AATTGATGACGCAATACATTGAATTCGTGGCTGATAGACTCCTACAGGCTCTAGGAGTTAGACCGGTATACAACGTTACAAACCCATTCGACTGGATGCAATTGATATCAGTTCAG GGGAAAACAAACTTTTTCGAAAAACGAGTAGGAGAATACCAAAAGGCTGGAATCATGGCGAATCACCATGAACAAAAGTTCTCAACGGATTtggaattttaa
- a CDS encoding Sybindin-like family protein, with protein sequence MVEIYSFYIFYRVKLIYSNLYNNNVKNAIENLTHSTTSHNSSDVDGYKTYEKLLIGFLNGLKSFSKTICEINEINNFKGISTSYFNTCTTHEYKIHYFETITGYKLVCLTSCDVPSLEDTLKFIYTEILTNLIIVNPTYIVGSTIESTDFDKLIKKSLSTNI encoded by the exons ATGGTTGAAATTTACagtttttacatattttacagggtcaaattaatttactccAATCTGTACAacaataatgtaaaaaatgcTATTGAAAATCTAACACATTCCACCACATCTCATAATTCCTCAGATGTCGATGGATACAAGACTTACGAGAAATTATTGATTGGTTTTCTGAATGGTCTGAAGTCATTTAGTAAGACTATCTGCGAGATTAATGAGATCAACAACTTCAAGGGCATCTCTACCTCTTATTTCAACACTTGTACTACAcatgaatataaaatacattatttcGAGACAATTACAG GTTACAAATTAGTCTGCTTAACTTCGTGCGACGTTCCTAGTTTGGAGGACACTCTCAAGTTTATTTACACTGAAATTTTAACCAACTTAATTATTGTAAACCCTACCTATATCGTGGGTTCTACCATTGAATCCACAGATTTTGACaagttaattaaaaaatcgCTTTCaactaatatttaa
- a CDS encoding MutS domain I family protein: MFCRIIKGTPGHPLKCKLLFKKYLHISVGLCNQKILDKQALLLNENVLKIKNKNARKMLEVLSLRNPYLGNNKVNFLSQFIKSEKKVYPNNVILLRNGQKYESFDTDSVLLVEHCGLEFLGGTAQVEFPVTELEEVVNKLLNAGIDVNVYEELVNGSIFTSENKSFYLSNIYYSNKLNHDRDETQTCISGDIKPTIESNDKLEGFEITTDSVSKSDNKVVGLGFDENGYSLSVIDLKGDVSIYNNLNEICVEDYLNKLNNRIIILQDGSARIKSVFKNLPNVLHYHIMQGGCIGDSFHMSVLQEIITRLNIKINFKVKRVDSGNLETGKFNYLDNRVINQLGDFHEQVVSPSSPSYVKKYFKRLLYRYPKELSGTIQEINKILSGLTVSMVQVKNVYNLDELSLENLISLIDVYEYYSENLPNKLIPLLFDLVLNDLNVSVKYENFKKIFAKMNKVVNSYVSENWDKKHPKPQNNLTRQLIQKMNKSEMIRRDLLVNELNRVERSFERLLNEIYTKFVDSDPGNASEYFKNNMTSDIRYNDNIIYLKRLSSKVNHVNLNTIQVVEDKKLISCYVSDDVNLRLLEYINESQVLDHRVSEVISKLQKSLNPYKQVIQIVLHFVVTLQSFYEHVTHAILNQWTLDKPTEVEESSSFTSILSNLGLYCPSKHDNYPMNTNTNTQNIREVGEKKINRALKRLDPKVVDKVNMLINYLYNITRFNVDRDLVHLSHDNLPPPSFTNSPVLYILIFNGMPNKIDNQDTIEDGETGNLIVYVGETGDILSRLQRHRSKKNAQLSEYLQDQFINYNQELNNYLHFLYNRESTTEDVGIISNDENTREILKSGLMVEFDKVEAILVKLKSRRECKEAEKKIIQFTYKYPNLYITLSKRDGQQHHIPCVD; this comes from the exons ATGTTTTGTAGAATAATTAAAGGGACGCCAGGCCATCccttaaaatgtaaattactttttaagaagtatttacacatttcagTTGGGCTGTGTAACCAAAAGATTCTAGATAAGCAAGCCCTGCTATTGAACGAAAATGTGCTCAAAATAAAGAACAAAAATGCAAGGAAAATGCTGGAAGTGTTATCTCTGAGAAATCCATACTTAGGAAACAATAAAGTTAACTTCTTGTCGCAGTTCATAAAATCAGAGAAGAAGGTTTATCcaaataatgtaattttattaagaAATGGCCAGAAGTATGAGTCATTTGATACAGATTCAGTACTTTTAGTGGAACATTGTGGTTTAGAATTTCTAGGAGGGACTGCACAGGTTGAGTTTCCTGTTACAGAGCTAGAAGAAGTCgtgaataaattactaaatGCTGGAATTgatgtaaatgtgtatgaaGAATTGGTAAATGGGAGCATATTTACAAGTGAAAATAAATCCTTCTACCTCTCTAACATTTACTATTCAAACAAATTAAACCATGATAGGGATGAAACTCAAACATGTATTTCCGGTGATATAAAACCAACTATAGAAtcaaatgataaattggAAGGATTTGAAATAACCACAGATTCTGTGTCTAAAAGTGATAATAAAGTGGTTGGACTGGGATTTGATGAGAATGGCTATAGTCTTAGCGTGATAGATTTGAAAGGTGATGTATCAATATACAATAACTTAAATGAAATATGTGTTGAAGATTACCTAAATAAGCTTAATAAcagaataattattctaCAAGATGGATCAGCTAGGATAAAATCAGTCTTCAAAAACTTGCCAAACGTTCTACATTATCATATTATGCAG gGTGGATGTATCGGAGATTCATTTCATATGTCAGTTTTACAGGAGATTATAACGAGGCTtaacataaaaattaactttaagGTTAAGAGAGTGGATTCTGGGAATTTAGAAACTGGGAAATTTAATTACCTGGATAATAGAGTTATTAACCAACTCGGCGACTTTCACGAACAAGTTGTATCACCAAGTTCACCCAGTTACGTAAAAAAGTACTTTAAGAGACTGCTGTATAGATACCCAAAGGAGTTGAGTGGAACAATACAGGAGATAAATAAGATACTCTCAGGTCTAACAGTGTCAATGGTCCAAGTTAAAAACGTCTACAACCTGGATGAATTGAGCCTAGAAAATCTTATTTCACTAATTGATGTGTATGAGTATTACTCAGAAAATCTCCCTAACAAACTTATTCCCCTACTTTTTGATCTTGTTCTTAACGATTTGAATGTGAGTGTCAAGTAcgaaaattttaagaaaatttttGCTAAAATGAATAAGGTTGTGAATTCATATGTTTCAGAAAACTGGGACAAGAAACATCCAAAACCGCAAAATAATCTAACCCGTCAACTGATACAGAAG ATGAATAAGAGTGAGATGATAAGGAGAGATTTGTTGGTTAATGAGTTGAACAGAGTTGAACGTTCATTTGAAAGATTATTGAATGAAATTTACACCAAGTTTGTTGACTCCGACCCCGGGAATGCTAGTGAATACTTCAAGAATAACATGACTAGTGATATACGCTATAACGATAACATTATATACCTAAAGAGATTATCCAGTAAAGTTAACCATGTGAATTTGAACACCATACAg GTTGTTGAAGACAAAAAGTTAATTAGTTGTTATGTGAGTGATgatgtaaatttaaggCTGTTGGAGTACATTAACGAATCCCAAGTACTAGATCATAGAGTTTCAGAGGTTATCTCAAAGTTACAAAAGTCACTTAATCCTTACAAACAAGTGATACAAATAGTTTTACACTTTGTAGTAACACTGCAG AGTTTCTACGAACATGTTACACATgcaattttaaatcaatgGACCCTAGATAAGCCCACAGAAGTGGAAGAAAGTTCGTCTTTTACTTCAATTTTAAGTAATCTTGGCCTATACTGTCCTTCCAAACACGATAATTACCCAATGAATACCAACACTAATACCCAGAACATTAGAGAGGTAGGTGAAAAAAAGATTAACAGAGCCTTGAAAAGGTTAGATCCTAAAGTTGTTGATAAAGTGAATATGCTAATAAACTATTTGTACAATATAACAAGATTTAATGTTGACCGTGACTTGGTGCATCTATCCCATGATAACTTACCTCCCCCAAGCTTTACAAACTCGCCAGTACTGTACATcctaatttttaatggaATGCCTAATAAGATAGATAATCAAGATACTATTGAAGATGGAGAAACTGGCAACTTGATAGTTTATGTTGGTGAAACAGGTGATATTCTGAGTAGATTGCAACGACATAGAAGTAAAAAAAATGCTCAGTTGAGTGAATATCTCCAGGACCAGTTCATCAATTACAATCAggaattaaacaattatttacactttttatataataggGAAAGTACAACTGAGGATGTTGGAATTATAAGTAATGATGAAAACACTAGAGAAATTTTGAAGAGTGGGTTAATGGTAGAATTTGATAAAGTGGAGGCGATATTGGTAAAGTTGAAGAGCAGAAGAGAGTGTAAAGAGGCTGAGAAGAAAATAATACAATTCACGTACAAATATCCGAATCTGTACATAACGTTGTCGAAAAGAGATGGACAACAACACCATATACCATGTGTAGactaa
- the LDL1 gene encoding Flavin containing amine oxidoreductase family protein yields MIGHAESDSISDDEKYRWLFLYLTLTDKQRLELHSTIKNTTSRPFKVKFNPDLRVSYIDYYKKCKNISNTIIHTYERVLNEFETDEPKAESSDEVGGNYNLYINNENLLNVLIQLKKRFNVPNIRPIWNKIGISVKLRVILDPLYQLDTEFNDNQDIFNNDPDMDGEPSILQYVQNSFYNEGDYEKLRQLLREKKYDANFVITDGTLNSCYRKLVQLRNAFYKDVINNIEVGETIKRNFLDRLKTQPQYFQNDDIPNSKNSARFIKYLSILKYKLNQNFIISRNRYYVLFDATQDAPNGTYLTVSGAILRGRPKQPEPSRVPAKKRTKKWDLARLRRCIIEEPPVLPYCTFNKTGTGNKVAKGDESGPNVSEPNYSSYSDIVDGSKYDVVIVGGGIGGLAAFNYLKSKKVNVVCLEARNRIGGRTFTTFFKKNASNPSEQISVDLGPNYLHCNNYIINNFKKDKLQRSPNYKYDHDLSSQVSDSVNSDQNEIETPVSLVHQAYNPYKDIRNKRKYNKSILGVTNYIKPLVGDLSGYSNWEPTLYTNWYNHKNGSKISFGSVVKANFIVDKIIMQSNKLFHQLYGNHSFFKKYGYKDNGVNNLLPDDSYINEEPVEGLKPEDEVDCEGLSEDSDSNEWYIREVEENKGFGVDEIKSLWDVYYFVYRNIIDEFNRNNVTITKEEQVLLFNIVQSRMGYNSDLRETCISMCKLPIPSSLNTHTVSSSSQTSLLDKKLNNDESLMNSMCDDNCSSTTSTTANYSSFSVSPNETTTFQSSENNGLDKRSLELYKRRIKLVYNKLTRLNIEKFKGNSDSDKLVIDGWEWLFRYLVGVNKEFIYLNTLVTQISLKKDAGDLNSVEKAVDSPDTEGYDVKLVLKSSETDVKLKSNTGLEVFEPQDSKCVYSKYVIVTVPINLLSEISFVPELSEGRIKSMSNYSMGYHNKIVMRFKPSDIFWPRNEMQFNSLDHRFQFLNLHCYGKKGCILAHSFPPFSKRFEKMSKAGLLKVCLKLLHKIFNVTRKIYPVEAFVTNWKGDQYSKGSYSYPKVTANDEDIIHLKSPYPTDDPRVLFSGEYISNSYYQCIDGSFDTSIRAAEDIYNIGLNKNRVTVKKRKSDVIDSIDAVDVIGSEIKRKLKKEIEKNENMDYSLDNILNNRYSDNYVGIPIPLPSKNLLGYYLTDGSDELISDDNMYLDNSVISDYYTDYNAVESKSLDFNSNYKKINDNTAGGQTEALNLESSDTDISSCDSSGQVDENPVRKRVCKQGVEDYELELLMLIKLMLSENSIRIDKILSNYDKFNKIRAHLQNRNYINKYIYYSEVIIKGLLYTAYHMEHNSCGLEKGYDTCKIIGVDMVEVVEGLKKSGKKEVEIRNQAFSTEMLKSTCKLLGLWYDFLCYYCQRGGEVLLCDSASCSKIWHYNCVPDEFRPDNVAGAESEREKWLCPKCKNCKIERGENGASLDVQKYWIRRAYCWRVKAVISISMKIYQRIQQLLYNY; encoded by the exons ATGATAGGCCATGCCGAGTCAG ATTCAATATCTGACGATGAAAAATACCGCTGGCTGTTcttatatttaacattaacaGATAAGCAAAGATTAGAATTACATAGTACAATAAAAAACACCACCAGTAGGCCGTTcaaagtaaaatttaatccAGACTTGAGAGTTAGTTACATAGATTACtataaaaagtgtaaaaatatatcCAACACAATTATTCATACATACGAAAGAGTTCTAAACGAATTTGAAACCGACGAGCCGAAAGCCGAATCTAGCGATGAGGTTGGAGGGAATTACAATTTGTACATTAACAAcgaaaatttattaaatgtCCTGATTCAACTTAAAAAAAGATTCAATGTGCCAAATATTAGACCAATTTGGAATAAAATCGGGATTTCCGTAAAGCTACGGGTCATTCTGGATCCGTTATACCAGCTGGATACAGAATTTAATGACAATCAagatatatttaacaatgaCCCAGATATGGATGGTGAACCTTCTATATTACAATACGTCCAAAATAGTTTCTATAACGAAGGAGATTATGAAAAACTGAGACAATTACTCAGAGAAAAAAAATATGATGCCAACTTTGTAATCACGGACGGAACACTAAACAGCTGTTACAGGAAATTAGTACAACTAAGAAACGCATTCTACAAGGATGTTATTAATAACATAGAGGTGGGGGAAACAATAAAGCGAAATTTCCTAGATCGGTTGAAAACGCAACCGCAGTATTTTCAAAATGATGACATCCCAAACTCTAAAAACAGTGCACGGTtcatcaaatatttaagCATCCTGAAGTATAAACTGAATCAGAACTTCATAATCTCCAGGAACAGGTACTATGTCCTCTTTGATGCTACACAAGACGCTCCGAATGGGACATATCTTACTGTGTCAGGTGCCATACTCCGGGGTAGACCAAAACAACCGGAACCCTCACGAGTTCCCGCTAAAAAGAGAACTAAAAAGTGGGATTTGGCAAGATTGAGGAGGTGTATAATTGAAGAACCTCCTGTACTCCCCTATTGTACATTTAACAAAACTGGAACTGGGAATAAAGTAGCTAAAGGTGATGAGAGTGGCCCTAATGTTTCAGAACCAAATTATAGCAGTTACTCAGATATTGTAGACGGCTCAAAGTATGATGTCGTTATAGTAGGGGGTGGAATAGGAGGACTGGCAGCGTTCAATTACCTAAAGTCTAAAAAAGTAAACGTCGTGTGCCTGGAGGCCAGAAACAGAATTGGTGGAAGAACCTTCACCACTTTCTTTAAGAAAAACGCAAGTAACCCTAGTGAACAAATTAGCGTCGACCTGGGTCCAAACTATCTCCACTGCAATAACTATATcatcaacaattttaaaaaagatAAGTTACAAAGATCCCCAAATTACAAATATGATCACGACTTAAGCTCCCAGGTTAGTGATTCAGTGAATAGTGATCAGAATGAAATTGAGACCCCTGTAAGCTTAGTACATCAGGCATACAATCCTTACAAGGACATACGTAACAAGAgaaagtataataaatccATCCTTGGTgttactaattatataaaaccACTGGTGGGTGACTTGAGTGGGTACTCTAACTGGGAGCCAACACTGTATACTAATTGGTATAATCATAAGAATGGTAGTAAAATCAGTTTTGGATCAGTTGTAAAGGCCAATTTCATAGTTGATAAAATCATCATGCAATCTAACAAGCTGTTTCATCAATTATATGGTAATCATTCATTTTTCAAGAAATACGGCTACAAAGACAATGGAGTCAATAATTTGTTGCCGGATGATAGTTATATCAATGAAGAACCAGTTGAGGGGCTTAAACCTGAAGATGAAGTTGATTGTGAAGGGCTAAGTGAAGATTCTGACAGTAACGAATGGTACATTAGGGAGGTGGAAGAGAACAAAGGATTCGGAGTGGATGAAATCAAGAGTCTGTGGGATGTGTACTATTTTGTGTATAGAAACATAATAGATGAATTCAATCGAAATAATGTGACCATAACGAAAGAAGAGCAGGTGTTACTATTCAACATTGTCCAGTCAAGAATGGGCTACAACTCAGACCTAAGAGAAACTTGTATCTCAATGTGTAAGCTGCCAATTCCTTCATCACTCAACACTCACACAGTGTCATCATCTTCACAGACAAGTTTACTCGATAAAAAACTTAATAATGATGAATCACTCATGAATTCAATGTGTGATGATAATTGCTCCTCAACAACTAGTACCACGGCCAACTATAGTAGTTTCAGTGTCAGCCCTAATGAAACAACCACATTCCAGAGTAGCGAGAATAATGGATTAGACAAAAGGAGTTTGGAGTTGTATAAAAGGAGAATAAAACTAGTTTATAATAAGCTGACACGGCTTAATATAGAGAAGTTTAAGGGGAATTCAGACTCTGATAAGCTGGTTATAGACGGCTGGGAGTGGCTATTTAGGTACTTGGTGGGAGTTAATAAGGAATTTATATACCTGAACACTCTGGTTACACAGATTTCGTTGAAAAAAGATGCTGGTGACTTGAATAGTGTGGAAAAGGCTGTAGATTCACCTGATACTGAGGGTTATGACGTAAAATTGGTGTTAAAAAGTAGTGAAACtgatgtaaaattaaaatcaaatacGGGCTTAGAAGTGTTTGAACCCCAAGATTCTAAATGTGTGTATAGTAAGTATGTGATAGTGACTGTGCCAATAAACCTGCTGAGTGAGATAAGTTTCGTGCCTGAATTAAGTGAAGGTAGAATTAAGAGCATGAGTAACTACAGCATGGGATACCACAACAAGATAGTCATGCGCTTTAAACCAAGCGATATCTTCTGGCCGAGGAATGAAATGCAGTTTAATTCACTGGACCACAGGTTCCAGTTCTTAAACTTACACTGTTACGGGAAGAAGGGATGTATCCTGGCACACTCATTTCCACCATTCAGTAAAAGATTTGAGAAAATGTCCAAGGCTGGCTTGCTTAAAGTGTGTCTGAAACTATTGCACAAGATATTCAATGTCACGAGGAAGATATACCCAGTTGAGGCTTTTGTGACTAACTGGAAAGGTGACCAATATTCGAAAGGAAGTTATTCATACCCAAAAGTTACAGCAAACGACGAAGATATCATACACCTCAAGTCACCGTATCCAACAGATGATCCAAGGGTTCTTTTCTCAG GTGAATATATCAGTAACTCATACTATCAATGTATCGACGGGTCCTTTGATACCTCAATAAGAGCAGCAGAAGACATATACAACATTGGCCTGAATAAAAATAGAGTTACCGTTAAGAAACGCAAGTCAGATGTTATTGATTCTATTGATGCTGTTGATGTGATTGGAAGTGAAATTAAGAGAAAGTTGAAGAAAGAGATTGAAAAAAATGAGAATATGGATTACAGTTTGGATAACATACTCAACAATAGATATAGTGATAACTACGTTGGAATCCCGATACCCTTGCCAAGTAAAAATCTCCTGGGCTATTATCTGACTGATGGGTCCGATGAGTTGATTTCAGACGATAACATGTACCTAGACAACAGTGTTATAAGCGACTACTACACAGATTATAACGCAGTTGAAAGTAAGAGCTTGGATTTCAACAGTAATTATAAGAAAATCAACGATAACACTGCTGGTGGTCAAACTGAAGCTTTAAATCTTGAGAGTAGCGATACTGACATCAGTTCTTGTGATAGCTCAGGACAGGTGGATGAAAATCCAGTGCGTAAAAGGGTGTGCAAACAAGGTGTGGAAGACTACGAGCTGGAGTTATTGATGTTGATAAAGCTGATGCTCAGTGAAAATTCCATCagaattgataaaatcTTGAGTAACTATGAtaagtttaataaaattagggCACATTTGCAAAACAGgaattatattaataaatacatCTACTACTCTGAAGTAATCATCAAGGGCCTTTTGTACACTGCCTATCACATGGAGCACAATTCCTGTGGCCTGGAAAAGGGTTATGACacatgtaaaattataggTGTTGATATGGTTGAAGTTGTTGAAGGGTTAAAAAAAAGCGGTAAAAAGGAGGTTGAAATAAGGAATCAAGCGTTCTCAACTGAGATGTTGAAGAGCACATGTAAATTACTGGGTCTGTGGTACGATTTCCTGTGTTATTACTGCCAAAGAGGAGGGGAAG
- a CDS encoding translation elongation factor EF-1 subunit alpha (Tp16), whose protein sequence is MGKEKTHINLVVIGHVDSGKSTTTGHLIYKLGGIDKRTIEKFEKESADMGKGSFKYAWVLDKLKNERERGITIDITLWKFETGKYYYTVIDAPGHRDFIKNMITGTSQADVAMLVVPAESGGFEAAFSKEGQTREHALLAFTLGVKQMICAINKMDKCDYKEDRYNEIQKEVCGYLKKIGYNVEKVPFVPISGFLGDNMIDKSDKMPWYKGKILVEALDLMEPPKRPVDKPLRLPIQAVYKIGGIGTVPVGRVETGQLKAGMVITFAPSQITTECKSVEMHHEVVEVALPGDNVGFNVKNVSTSDIRAGHVASDSKNDPAKEANGFDSQVIVLNHPGTIKEGYSPVVDCHTAHISCKFDKIHSRMDKRTGKTLEENPKTIKNGDAAMVTLKPNKPMVVETFTEYPPLGRFAVRDMKQTVAVGVIKTVEKKEPGSSAKVTKSALKASKK, encoded by the coding sequence ATGGGTAAGGAAAAGACTCACATCAACTTGGTTGTTATCGGCCACGTCGATAGTGGAAAGTCCACGACGACAGGTCACCTGATCTACAAGCTCGGTGGAATTGATAAGAGAACTATCGAAAAGTTCGAGAAGGAGTCCGCAGACATGGGAAAGGGAAGCTTCAAGTACGCTTGGGTTTTGGATAAACTTAAGAACGAAAGGGAAAGAGGTATTACCATCGACATTACCCTGTGGAAATTCGAGACTGGTAAATACTACTACACCGTTATCGACGCACCCGGACACCGTGACTTCATCAAGAACATGATCACAGGTACCTCCCAAGCAGACGTCGCAATGTTGGTTGTCCCGGCAGAGAGTGGTGGTTTCGAGGCCGCCTTCTCAAAAGAGGGTCAGACCAGAGAACACGCCTTGTTAGCTTTCACTCTTGGTGTTAAGCAAATGATTTGTGCCATCAACAAGATGGACAAGTGCGACTACAAGGAGGACCGTTACAACGAGATCCAGAAGGAAGTTTGCGGATACCTTAAGAAGATTGGATACAATGTAGAGAAGGTACCCTTCGTCCCAATCTCAGGTTTCCTCGGTGATAACATGATTGACAAGTCAGACAAGATGCCATGGTACAAGGGGAAAATCCTAGTCGAGGCACTTGACCTTATGGAACCACCAAAGAGACCAGTAGATAAGCCTCTGCGTCTTCCAATTCAAGCCGTCTACAAGATTGGAGGTATTGGAACTGTCCCGGTAGGAAGGGTTGAGACTGGTCAACTTAAAGCAGGAATGGTTATAACCTTTGCACCAAGCCAAATCACAACTGAGTGCAAGTCCGTCGAAATGCATCACGAAGTTGTTGAAGTGGCTCTCCCCGGTGATAATGTCGGTTTCAACGTGAAAAACGTTAGCACCTCAGACATTAGAGCCGGCCATGTTGCATCTGACAGCAAGAACGATCCCGCAAAGGAGGCCAATGGATTCGATTCACAGGTCATAGTTCTCAATCACCCAGGAACCATCAAGGAAGGATACTCACCAGTCGTCGACTGTCACACTGCCCACATCTCGTGTAAGTTCGATAAGATCCACTCGAGGATGGACAAACGTACCGGAAAGACACTGGAGGAAAACCCCAAAACCATCAAGAACGGAGACGCAGCTATGGTCACCCTCAAGCCAAACAAGCCCATGGTCGTCGAGACCTTCACAGAATACCCGCCCCTCGGTAGGTTCGCTGTCAGGGACATGAAACAAACTGTTGCCGTCGGTGTTATTAAGACTGTAGAAAAGAAGGAACCTGGCTCCTCTGCCAAGGTCACCAAATCAGCTCTCAAAGCATCCAAAAAGTAA